From one Magnolia sinica isolate HGM2019 chromosome 18, MsV1, whole genome shotgun sequence genomic stretch:
- the LOC131233264 gene encoding uncharacterized protein LOC131233264 isoform X1 — MLTSGFFGKTIIPEDFRGNRFLFPSLSAPFYGFSLLPPLPAATQALAVSSLRSLTSAIMDESFTIQLSSNLVNRLVDDGDKLKRKTKKPRPKVPPVSQQKQTMVRQKQTPVSPDMHKGAASGGWPLQSPLFLPVSPPPPTVANAELDAIRSVLQESESVLERLKKQEANMAQEVTQKAKELHDKEFKLPYQKPMPCLAEKDACLECYKEHAKDPLKCAHVVKTFADCARVARQQVSVTSDK; from the exons ATGCTAACGTCGGGCTTTTTTGGTAAAACCATTATTCCAGAGGATTTCCGCGGTAACAggtttctctttccctctctctccgcCCCTTTCTACGGCTTCTCTCTCCTTCCACCGTTGCCGGCGGCGACGCAGGCGCTCGCCGTCTCCTctctcag GTCCCTAACAAGTGCTATCATGGACGAATCATTTACAATCCAGTTAAGCTCCAACTTAGTCAACCGGCTTGTGGATGATGGAGACAAGCTaaagagaaaaacaaagaaacCCAGACCAAAGGTTCCACCTGTCTCTCAACAAAAGCAGACCATGGTGCGACAGAAGCAGACCCCTGTCAGTCCTGACATGCACAAGGGTGCCGCTAGCGGGGGATGGCCGCTGCAATCCCCATTGTTCTTGCCTGTATCCCCACCTCCGCCCACAGTTGCAAATGCTGAGCTGGATGCAATACGTTCCGTCCTTCAAGAGAGTGAAAGTGTTTTAGAGAGGTTAAAAAAGCAAGAGGCTAACATGGCACAGGAAGTAACACAGAAGGCTAAGGAGCTCCATGATAAGGAGTTCAAGCTGCCGTACCAGAAGCCAATGCCCTGTTTAGCTGAGAAAGATGCTTGCTTGGAGTGTTACAAGGAACATGCCAAGGACCCGCTGAAATGTGCCCATGTGGTGAAAACATTTGCAGATTGTGCTCGTGTTGCTAGGCAGCAGGTGAGTGTCACGTCTGATAAATAG
- the LOC131233264 gene encoding uncharacterized protein LOC131233264 isoform X2 has product MLTSGFFGKTIIPEDFRGNRSLTSAIMDESFTIQLSSNLVNRLVDDGDKLKRKTKKPRPKVPPVSQQKQTMVRQKQTPVSPDMHKGAASGGWPLQSPLFLPVSPPPPTVANAELDAIRSVLQESESVLERLKKQEANMAQEVTQKAKELHDKEFKLPYQKPMPCLAEKDACLECYKEHAKDPLKCAHVVKTFADCARVARQQVSVTSDK; this is encoded by the exons ATGCTAACGTCGGGCTTTTTTGGTAAAACCATTATTCCAGAGGATTTCCGCGGTAACAg GTCCCTAACAAGTGCTATCATGGACGAATCATTTACAATCCAGTTAAGCTCCAACTTAGTCAACCGGCTTGTGGATGATGGAGACAAGCTaaagagaaaaacaaagaaacCCAGACCAAAGGTTCCACCTGTCTCTCAACAAAAGCAGACCATGGTGCGACAGAAGCAGACCCCTGTCAGTCCTGACATGCACAAGGGTGCCGCTAGCGGGGGATGGCCGCTGCAATCCCCATTGTTCTTGCCTGTATCCCCACCTCCGCCCACAGTTGCAAATGCTGAGCTGGATGCAATACGTTCCGTCCTTCAAGAGAGTGAAAGTGTTTTAGAGAGGTTAAAAAAGCAAGAGGCTAACATGGCACAGGAAGTAACACAGAAGGCTAAGGAGCTCCATGATAAGGAGTTCAAGCTGCCGTACCAGAAGCCAATGCCCTGTTTAGCTGAGAAAGATGCTTGCTTGGAGTGTTACAAGGAACATGCCAAGGACCCGCTGAAATGTGCCCATGTGGTGAAAACATTTGCAGATTGTGCTCGTGTTGCTAGGCAGCAGGTGAGTGTCACGTCTGATAAATAG
- the LOC131233264 gene encoding uncharacterized protein LOC131233264 isoform X3, which produces MDESFTIQLSSNLVNRLVDDGDKLKRKTKKPRPKVPPVSQQKQTMVRQKQTPVSPDMHKGAASGGWPLQSPLFLPVSPPPPTVANAELDAIRSVLQESESVLERLKKQEANMAQEVTQKAKELHDKEFKLPYQKPMPCLAEKDACLECYKEHAKDPLKCAHVVKTFADCARVARQQVSVTSDK; this is translated from the coding sequence ATGGACGAATCATTTACAATCCAGTTAAGCTCCAACTTAGTCAACCGGCTTGTGGATGATGGAGACAAGCTaaagagaaaaacaaagaaacCCAGACCAAAGGTTCCACCTGTCTCTCAACAAAAGCAGACCATGGTGCGACAGAAGCAGACCCCTGTCAGTCCTGACATGCACAAGGGTGCCGCTAGCGGGGGATGGCCGCTGCAATCCCCATTGTTCTTGCCTGTATCCCCACCTCCGCCCACAGTTGCAAATGCTGAGCTGGATGCAATACGTTCCGTCCTTCAAGAGAGTGAAAGTGTTTTAGAGAGGTTAAAAAAGCAAGAGGCTAACATGGCACAGGAAGTAACACAGAAGGCTAAGGAGCTCCATGATAAGGAGTTCAAGCTGCCGTACCAGAAGCCAATGCCCTGTTTAGCTGAGAAAGATGCTTGCTTGGAGTGTTACAAGGAACATGCCAAGGACCCGCTGAAATGTGCCCATGTGGTGAAAACATTTGCAGATTGTGCTCGTGTTGCTAGGCAGCAGGTGAGTGTCACGTCTGATAAATAG